The Acipenser ruthenus chromosome 27, fAciRut3.2 maternal haplotype, whole genome shotgun sequence genome includes a window with the following:
- the LOC131701855 gene encoding protein Wnt-4 isoform X2, translating into MTSEYLLRSLLLLILALFSANASNWLYLAKLSSVGSISEEETCEKLKGLIQRQVQICKRNVEVMDSVRRGAQLAIDECQYQFRNRRWNCSTLDTLPVFGKVVTQGTREAAFVYAISSAGVAFAVTRACSSGELEKCGCDRTVHGVSPEGFQWSGCSDNIAYGVAFSQSFVDVRERSKGSSSSRALMNLHNNEAGRKAILSNMRVECKCHGVSGSCEVKTCWKAMPPFRKVGNVLKEKFDGATEVEQKKIGSTKVLVPKNSQFKPHTDDDLVYLDPSPDFCDHDLKSGVLGTAGRQCNKTSKAIDGCELMCCGRGFHTEEVEVVDRCSCKFHWCCYVKCKQCRKVVEMHTCR; encoded by the exons GTACCTGGCCAAGCTGTCGTCGGTGGGCAGCATCTCGGAGGAGGAGACCTGTGAGAAGCTGAAGGGTCTGATCCAGCGGCAGGTTCAGATCTGCAAGCGCAACGTGGAGGTGATGGACTCGGTGCGGCGCGGCGCCCAGCTCGCCATCGACGAGTGCCAGTACCAGTTCCGCAACCGCCGCTGGAACTGCTCCACCCTGGACACGCTGCCCGTCTTCGGGAAGGTTGTCACACAGG GCACGCGGGAGGCTGCCTTCGTGTACGCCATCTCCTCGGCAGGCGTGGCGTTCGCTGTGACCAGGGCCTGCAGCAGCGGAGAGCTGGAGAAGTGCGGCTGTGACCGGACTGTGCACGGAGTCAGCCCTGAGG GTTTCCAGTGGTCAGGCTGCTCTGATAACATCGCCTATGGGGTGGCTTTCTCTCAGTCCTTCGTGGACGTCAGGGAGAGGAGCAAAGGGTCGTCTTCCAGCCGGGCGCTGATGAACCTCCACAACAACGAGGCCGGGAGGAAG GCCATCTTAAGCAACATGCGCGTAGAGTGCAAATGCCACGGCGTGTCGGGGTCCTGCGAGGTGAAGACCTGCTGGAAGGCCATGCCTCCCTTCAGGAAGGTGGGGAACGTCCTGAAGGAGAAGTTTGACGGGGCCACCGAGGTGGAGCAGAAGAAGATTGGCTCCACCAAGGTCCTGGTGCCCAAGAACTCGCAGTTCAAGCCACACACTGATGACGACCTGGTCTACCTGGACCCCAGCCCAGACTTCTGTGATCACGACCTGAAGAGCGGGGTGCTGGGCACGGCCGGGAGGCAGTGCAACAAGACCTCCAAGGCCATTGACGGCTGTGAGCTGATGTGCTGCGGCCGGGGCTTCCACacggaggaggtggaggtggtggacaGGTGCAGCTGCAAGTTCCACTGGTGCTGCTACGTCAAGTGTAAGCAGTGTCGGAAAGTGGTGGAGATGCACACGTGCCGGTGA
- the LOC131701855 gene encoding protein Wnt-4 isoform X1: MTSEYLLRSLLLLILALFSANASNWLYLAKLSSVGSISEEETCEKLKGLIQRQVQICKRNVEVMDSVRRGAQLAIDECQYQFRNRRWNCSTLDTLPVFGKVVTQGLSVAGTREAAFVYAISSAGVAFAVTRACSSGELEKCGCDRTVHGVSPEGFQWSGCSDNIAYGVAFSQSFVDVRERSKGSSSSRALMNLHNNEAGRKAILSNMRVECKCHGVSGSCEVKTCWKAMPPFRKVGNVLKEKFDGATEVEQKKIGSTKVLVPKNSQFKPHTDDDLVYLDPSPDFCDHDLKSGVLGTAGRQCNKTSKAIDGCELMCCGRGFHTEEVEVVDRCSCKFHWCCYVKCKQCRKVVEMHTCR; the protein is encoded by the exons GTACCTGGCCAAGCTGTCGTCGGTGGGCAGCATCTCGGAGGAGGAGACCTGTGAGAAGCTGAAGGGTCTGATCCAGCGGCAGGTTCAGATCTGCAAGCGCAACGTGGAGGTGATGGACTCGGTGCGGCGCGGCGCCCAGCTCGCCATCGACGAGTGCCAGTACCAGTTCCGCAACCGCCGCTGGAACTGCTCCACCCTGGACACGCTGCCCGTCTTCGGGAAGGTTGTCACACAGG GACTGTCTGTTGCAGGCACGCGGGAGGCTGCCTTCGTGTACGCCATCTCCTCGGCAGGCGTGGCGTTCGCTGTGACCAGGGCCTGCAGCAGCGGAGAGCTGGAGAAGTGCGGCTGTGACCGGACTGTGCACGGAGTCAGCCCTGAGG GTTTCCAGTGGTCAGGCTGCTCTGATAACATCGCCTATGGGGTGGCTTTCTCTCAGTCCTTCGTGGACGTCAGGGAGAGGAGCAAAGGGTCGTCTTCCAGCCGGGCGCTGATGAACCTCCACAACAACGAGGCCGGGAGGAAG GCCATCTTAAGCAACATGCGCGTAGAGTGCAAATGCCACGGCGTGTCGGGGTCCTGCGAGGTGAAGACCTGCTGGAAGGCCATGCCTCCCTTCAGGAAGGTGGGGAACGTCCTGAAGGAGAAGTTTGACGGGGCCACCGAGGTGGAGCAGAAGAAGATTGGCTCCACCAAGGTCCTGGTGCCCAAGAACTCGCAGTTCAAGCCACACACTGATGACGACCTGGTCTACCTGGACCCCAGCCCAGACTTCTGTGATCACGACCTGAAGAGCGGGGTGCTGGGCACGGCCGGGAGGCAGTGCAACAAGACCTCCAAGGCCATTGACGGCTGTGAGCTGATGTGCTGCGGCCGGGGCTTCCACacggaggaggtggaggtggtggacaGGTGCAGCTGCAAGTTCCACTGGTGCTGCTACGTCAAGTGTAAGCAGTGTCGGAAAGTGGTGGAGATGCACACGTGCCGGTGA